In Saccharothrix syringae, the following are encoded in one genomic region:
- a CDS encoding DUF2306 domain-containing protein — protein sequence MTTLTRPRWTVPTALILLAFVPAVAGVVRVVDLAGGEVTADNSRFFASPLPVLLHVVGATVYSVVGAFQFVPGPRRSGWHRRAGRLLVPCGLVAALSGLWMTLFHELPAIDGDLLGFFRVGFGSFMAVALVLGFTAVRRRDYASHRAWMTRAYAIGLGAGSQAVVLGGWALVAAPPGEVGHALLMAAAWAVNLAVAEWVVRRRS from the coding sequence ATGACAACGCTCACCAGACCGCGGTGGACCGTGCCCACCGCGCTGATCCTGCTCGCCTTCGTGCCCGCCGTGGCGGGCGTGGTGCGGGTGGTCGACCTGGCCGGGGGCGAGGTCACGGCGGACAACAGCCGGTTCTTCGCCTCGCCGCTGCCGGTGCTGCTGCACGTCGTGGGCGCGACGGTCTACAGCGTCGTCGGCGCGTTCCAGTTCGTCCCCGGCCCGCGCCGGTCGGGGTGGCACCGCCGCGCGGGCCGGCTGCTCGTCCCTTGTGGACTGGTCGCCGCGTTGTCGGGGCTGTGGATGACCTTGTTCCACGAACTCCCGGCCATCGACGGCGACCTGCTGGGCTTCTTCCGCGTCGGGTTCGGGTCGTTCATGGCCGTGGCCCTCGTCCTCGGCTTCACCGCGGTGCGCAGGCGGGACTACGCCTCCCACCGCGCCTGGATGACCCGCGCCTACGCGATCGGGCTCGGCGCGGGTTCGCAGGCCGTGGTGCTCGGCGGTTGGGCGCTCGTCGCCGCACCGCCCGGCGAGGTCGGGCACGCCCTGCTGATGGCGGCGGCCTGGGCGGTCAACCTCGCCGTGGCCGAGTGGGTGGTGCGCCGGAGGTCATGA
- a CDS encoding dihydrofolate reductase family protein, translating to MTKVTAQLSVSLDGCYAGPRHDGGDWMASAEAKAFFRVTRWALTALAWRERQGLGGGEEDVNSAVIRESFEAAGAYVMGRRMADGGEVPWGEEPPFRASVFVVTHRPRPTLVRGGGTSFTYVTDGVASAVEQARAAAGGKDVAVAGGGELVRQVLAAGLLDELELHVVPVVLGTGSRLFDLDLAGEGIELTPTRVLHTPEVTHIRYRVDGRAPLVLDDRGGALGDR from the coding sequence ATGACCAAGGTGACCGCGCAGCTGTCGGTGTCCCTCGACGGCTGCTACGCCGGGCCGCGCCACGACGGCGGCGACTGGATGGCGTCCGCGGAGGCGAAGGCGTTCTTCCGCGTCACGCGCTGGGCGCTCACCGCGCTGGCGTGGCGGGAGCGGCAGGGCCTCGGCGGTGGCGAGGAGGACGTGAACTCCGCCGTCATCCGCGAGTCGTTCGAGGCGGCCGGTGCCTACGTCATGGGGCGGCGCATGGCCGACGGTGGCGAGGTGCCGTGGGGCGAGGAGCCGCCGTTCCGCGCGTCGGTGTTCGTGGTGACCCACCGCCCGCGCCCGACGCTGGTGCGCGGGGGCGGCACCAGCTTCACCTACGTCACGGACGGCGTCGCGAGCGCGGTCGAGCAGGCGAGGGCCGCCGCCGGCGGGAAGGACGTCGCGGTCGCCGGCGGCGGCGAGCTGGTGCGGCAGGTGCTGGCGGCCGGGCTGCTCGACGAGCTGGAGCTGCACGTCGTGCCGGTCGTGCTCGGCACCGGGTCGCGGCTGTTCGACCTGGACCTGGCCGGTGAGGGGATCGAGCTGACCCCGACCAGGGTCCTGCACACCCCCGAGGTCACGCACATCCGCTACCGCGTGGACGGGCGCGCGCCGCTCGTGCTGGACGACCGCGGTGGCGCGCTGGGCGACCGCTGA
- a CDS encoding sensor histidine kinase has product MESGIGEIVASGRGGSYRSPTRWTWAAAVAGAAAVGCSVVMAPVAYGPLALAVALAGPLPCHLVGVFAWWHVREHPVARRMVGASALFAVVIAFALAAPAVIGGPGSGHPLPRAVFGALMTTLVVLVVHLLALLPDGRYRFAHERFVLRPLWLLVPLDVLVALTDTRLPLGPVPVGMWVFLLGPVLLVVRCALLPAERRRELRWLLGLALLTAAVVAAPLVLSSLLPGRSGASVALVLVATVVVPGTLVLAALHRRMLDVDIEVRRSTRYRGLWLVIALWCVGLVVLLSLTASAYLPVGLAVPATIAATLLAEPLRARLTRAAALWVYGRRPTGQELLVRFGATLEQVFNPRALATELARSLHDALDLRWARVSLDTADQPTGTAGEVDDAPPELRVELRHRDDALGVIECGPRTEGRLTAADRELVETLARQAALAVHNIGLTAQLSDHLARIERQARELEASRARIIHAQHAERRRIQRHLHDGIQQDLVVTVTRLRLARNQLRRAPERADPLLGEVQEDVYRVIEALREVAHRIHPPELTDQGLAAAIRSRARRAPIPVAVHVGPELEIARFTPAVEESAYFLVSEALTNVLKHAEASRASIRLTRAADSLRVEVRDDGVGFPDGVLPTGLFDRADAVGGTLEVTGSPGGGATVQAELPAPEESRA; this is encoded by the coding sequence ATGGAAAGCGGGATCGGGGAAATCGTGGCGAGCGGTCGCGGGGGGAGCTACCGCTCGCCGACGCGCTGGACGTGGGCGGCGGCGGTCGCGGGCGCGGCGGCCGTCGGGTGCTCGGTGGTCATGGCGCCGGTGGCGTACGGCCCGCTGGCGCTGGCGGTCGCCCTGGCCGGGCCGCTGCCCTGCCACCTGGTCGGCGTGTTCGCGTGGTGGCACGTGCGGGAGCACCCGGTGGCGCGCCGGATGGTCGGCGCGAGCGCGCTGTTCGCCGTGGTCATCGCCTTCGCCCTCGCCGCGCCCGCGGTGATCGGCGGCCCCGGGTCCGGGCACCCCCTGCCGAGGGCCGTGTTCGGCGCCCTGATGACGACGCTGGTGGTGCTGGTCGTCCACCTGCTGGCCCTGCTGCCCGACGGGCGGTACCGGTTCGCCCACGAGCGGTTCGTGCTGCGCCCGCTCTGGCTGCTGGTGCCGCTGGACGTGCTCGTCGCCCTCACCGACACGCGGCTGCCGCTCGGTCCCGTCCCGGTCGGCATGTGGGTGTTCCTGCTCGGACCGGTGCTGCTGGTCGTGCGCTGCGCGTTGCTGCCGGCGGAGCGGCGCCGGGAGCTGCGCTGGCTGCTCGGCCTCGCGCTGCTGACCGCGGCGGTGGTGGCGGCGCCGCTGGTGCTGTCCAGCCTGCTGCCCGGGCGGAGCGGGGCGAGCGTGGCGCTCGTGCTGGTGGCCACGGTCGTGGTGCCGGGCACACTGGTGCTGGCCGCGCTCCACCGCCGGATGCTGGACGTCGACATCGAGGTGCGGCGGTCGACCCGGTACCGGGGGCTGTGGCTGGTCATCGCGCTGTGGTGCGTCGGTCTGGTCGTCCTGCTGAGCCTGACGGCGAGCGCCTACCTGCCGGTCGGCCTCGCGGTGCCCGCCACCATCGCCGCGACGCTGCTCGCCGAGCCGCTGCGAGCCCGCCTGACCAGGGCCGCGGCGCTGTGGGTGTACGGGCGCAGACCCACCGGGCAGGAACTCCTGGTCCGCTTCGGCGCCACCCTGGAGCAGGTGTTCAACCCGCGGGCGCTGGCCACCGAGCTGGCCCGCAGCCTGCACGACGCCCTGGACCTGCGCTGGGCGCGGGTCAGCCTGGACACCGCCGACCAGCCGACCGGGACCGCGGGCGAGGTCGACGACGCGCCTCCCGAGCTGCGCGTCGAACTGCGGCACCGCGACGACGCGCTGGGGGTGATCGAGTGCGGGCCCCGCACCGAGGGACGCCTGACCGCGGCGGACCGCGAGCTGGTCGAGACCCTGGCCAGGCAGGCCGCGCTGGCCGTGCACAACATCGGGCTGACCGCGCAGCTGTCGGACCACCTGGCCCGGATCGAGCGCCAGGCGCGGGAGCTGGAGGCGTCGCGGGCCCGCATCATCCACGCCCAGCACGCCGAGCGGCGCCGCATCCAGCGCCACCTGCACGACGGCATCCAGCAGGACCTGGTCGTCACGGTCACCCGCCTGCGGCTGGCCCGCAACCAACTGCGCCGCGCGCCCGAGCGGGCCGACCCCCTGCTGGGCGAGGTGCAGGAGGACGTCTACCGGGTGATCGAGGCGCTGCGCGAGGTGGCCCACCGCATCCACCCGCCCGAACTCACCGACCAGGGCCTGGCCGCCGCCATCCGCTCCCGGGCCCGCCGCGCGCCCATCCCGGTCGCCGTCCACGTCGGACCGGAGCTGGAGATCGCCCGGTTCACCCCGGCCGTGGAGGAGTCCGCCTACTTCCTGGTGTCCGAGGCCCTGACCAACGTGCTCAAGCACGCCGAGGCGAGCCGCGCGTCCATCCGGCTCACCCGCGCCGCCGACTCGCTGCGCGTCGAGGTGCGCGACGACGGGGTCGGCTTCCCCGACGGCGTGCTCCCGACCGGCCTGTTCGACCGCGCCGACGCCGTCGGCGGGACACTGGAGGTCACCGGCAGCCCCGGTGGCGGTGCCACCGTGCAGGCCGAACTGCCAGCCCCCGAGGAGAGCCGTGCCTGA
- a CDS encoding alpha/beta hydrolase, with protein MSRTIPTRAAAAGTTFISRAALIAGTALVANAVLMAGTAQAAPAPRSTASHSTALQPTASHSAALQPTALQPTAPWQTTSPPTAPTARAAPELRLPAPTGPHRVGVTTLHLVDRSRTDPWPDAAGGPRELVASVFYPARDVGGHPVAPQLPPGAAAVYGGVAPVFTPGLPTAGVDWAATRTHAHTDAPARAVRAPVVLYSPGAGDPRGLGTSLAEELASRGYVVVAVDHAGETSAVEFPDGRVRPIALTGDPRTDRATYRTMVETRLADTRFVVDQVEALAAGGNPNADGRPLPEGLARAVDVRRIGAYGQGMGGTTAAEALLEDRRLDAAINLEGYLDHLPERPGEPGELLPVARDGVDRPLLLVGTDGFRDARHERAWSALLAHGTGCVRWHQLHDASHWVLTDFAALAPQLQEAGLMTQADRNRLVGAMAPTRSVPLVRGLVVSFLDRHLRR; from the coding sequence ATGTCCCGCACAATCCCGACCCGCGCCGCGGCCGCGGGCACCACCTTCATCTCCAGGGCCGCCCTCATCGCCGGCACCGCCCTGGTCGCCAATGCCGTCCTGATGGCGGGCACCGCCCAAGCCGCGCCCGCGCCGCGCTCAACCGCCTCGCACTCAACAGCCCTGCAGCCGACCGCCTCGCACTCGGCCGCCCTGCAGCCGACCGCCCTGCAGCCGACCGCTCCGTGGCAGACCACCTCGCCCCCGACCGCCCCCACCGCCCGCGCCGCACCCGAACTGCGGCTGCCGGCACCCACCGGCCCGCACCGCGTCGGCGTCACGACCCTGCACCTGGTCGACCGCTCGCGGACCGACCCCTGGCCGGACGCCGCCGGGGGCCCCAGGGAGCTGGTGGCCTCGGTGTTCTACCCGGCACGCGACGTGGGCGGCCACCCGGTCGCGCCGCAGCTGCCCCCCGGTGCCGCCGCGGTGTACGGCGGCGTCGCCCCGGTCTTCACCCCCGGTCTGCCCACCGCGGGCGTCGACTGGGCGGCCACCCGCACCCACGCGCACACCGACGCCCCCGCCCGAGCCGTGCGCGCCCCCGTCGTGCTCTACAGCCCGGGCGCGGGCGACCCGCGCGGCCTCGGCACCTCCCTGGCGGAGGAGCTGGCGAGCCGCGGTTACGTCGTGGTGGCGGTGGACCACGCCGGCGAGACCAGCGCGGTGGAGTTCCCCGACGGGCGGGTGCGCCCGATCGCCCTGACCGGCGATCCCCGCACCGACCGGGCGACGTACCGGACCATGGTCGAGACCCGGCTGGCCGACACCCGCTTCGTCGTCGACCAGGTCGAGGCACTGGCCGCGGGCGGCAACCCGAACGCCGACGGCCGTCCCCTGCCCGAGGGCCTGGCCCGGGCGGTCGACGTGCGCCGGATCGGCGCCTACGGCCAGGGGATGGGCGGAACCACGGCGGCCGAGGCGCTGCTGGAGGACCGCAGGTTGGACGCCGCGATCAACCTGGAGGGCTACCTGGACCACCTCCCGGAACGGCCGGGCGAGCCGGGCGAACTGCTGCCCGTCGCCCGCGACGGCGTGGACCGCCCCCTGCTGCTGGTCGGCACCGACGGGTTCCGCGACGCCCGGCACGAACGCGCCTGGTCGGCCCTCCTGGCCCACGGCACCGGGTGCGTCCGGTGGCACCAGCTCCACGACGCCTCGCACTGGGTGCTGACCGACTTCGCCGCCCTGGCCCCGCAGTTGCAGGAAGCCGGTCTCATGACCCAGGCAGACCGGAACCGGCTGGTCGGCGCGATGGCCCCGACCCGATCGGTACCACTGGTGCGCGGACTGGTGGTGTCGTTCCTCGACCGACACCTGCGCCGCTGA
- a CDS encoding RNA polymerase sigma factor: MTVEQLLRTLTPRVLGTLVRRHGDFARCEDAVQEALIDAAGRWAGNGVPEHPLGWLVTVAGRRYVDLVRSDAARERREQAVFDAVPRDELVAAPPDAEPVRDDLLELLFLCCHPALTPPAQMALTLRAVAGLTTGEIAAAFLVPDKTMGQRISRAKLRLKEVGARFEAPTDNALDVVLHVLYLLFNEGYSASAGPVLRRTDLTGQAVRLARELHRRLPGSGEAAGLLALMLLTEARGAARTGPDGALVPLAEQDRSRWDRAAIAEGTDLVTRSLAAHPAGPYQVQAAIAAVHAEAASTGDTDWPQVLALYDVLERLAPNPVTALNRAVALGEVRGPRAALEVVDELGRGVLADHHRLHAVRAHLLERAGDRTAAGEAFRRAASLAGSVPEQRFLLSRAARCTSSEEISGSV, translated from the coding sequence ATGACGGTTGAGCAGCTGCTGCGCACGTTGACGCCGCGGGTGCTGGGCACCCTGGTGCGTCGTCACGGCGACTTCGCGCGGTGCGAGGACGCGGTGCAGGAGGCGTTGATCGACGCGGCCGGCCGGTGGGCCGGGAACGGCGTCCCGGAGCACCCGCTGGGCTGGCTCGTCACGGTCGCCGGGCGCCGGTACGTGGACCTGGTGCGCTCGGACGCCGCCCGGGAACGCCGCGAGCAGGCCGTGTTCGACGCCGTGCCGCGCGACGAGCTGGTCGCCGCGCCGCCGGACGCCGAGCCGGTGCGGGACGACCTGCTGGAGCTGCTGTTCCTGTGCTGCCACCCGGCGCTGACGCCGCCCGCGCAGATGGCGCTGACGCTGCGGGCCGTCGCCGGGTTGACCACGGGCGAGATCGCGGCGGCGTTCCTGGTGCCGGACAAGACGATGGGCCAGCGGATCTCCCGCGCCAAGCTGCGGCTGAAGGAGGTCGGCGCCCGCTTCGAGGCACCGACCGACAACGCGCTGGACGTCGTGCTGCACGTGCTGTACCTGCTGTTCAACGAGGGTTACAGCGCCAGCGCCGGTCCCGTGCTGCGCCGCACCGACCTCACCGGGCAGGCGGTGCGGCTGGCCCGGGAGCTGCACCGGCGGCTGCCCGGCTCGGGTGAGGCGGCCGGGCTGCTGGCGCTGATGCTGCTGACCGAGGCACGGGGCGCGGCCCGCACCGGGCCCGACGGCGCGCTGGTGCCGCTGGCCGAGCAGGACCGGTCGCGGTGGGACCGGGCGGCCATCGCCGAGGGCACCGACCTGGTGACGCGCAGCCTGGCGGCCCACCCGGCGGGCCCGTACCAGGTGCAGGCGGCGATCGCGGCCGTGCACGCCGAGGCGGCCTCGACCGGGGACACCGACTGGCCGCAGGTGCTGGCGCTGTACGACGTGCTGGAGCGCCTGGCGCCCAACCCGGTCACGGCGCTGAACCGGGCGGTCGCCCTCGGCGAGGTGCGCGGGCCGCGGGCCGCGCTGGAGGTCGTCGACGAGCTGGGGCGCGGGGTGCTGGCCGACCACCACCGGCTGCACGCCGTGCGCGCCCACCTGCTCGAACGGGCCGGTGACCGCACCGCCGCGGGCGAGGCGTTCCGCCGGGCCGCGAGCCTGGCGGGCAGCGTGCCCGAGCAGCGGTTCCTGCTGTCGCGGGCGGCCCGGTGCACTTCCTCGGAAGAAATTTCCGGGTCGGTGTAG
- a CDS encoding VOC family protein codes for MTTITYYADDVAAARDWYAEVLGIEAYFVRPEEGTPAYVEFRVGDFLHELGILDAAYATGDRTGGGPITYWAVDDLGASLERLLALGATPHRELVEHGPGYVTASVLDPFGNVLGLMYNEHYLRIAEAKA; via the coding sequence ATGACCACCATCACCTACTACGCCGACGACGTCGCCGCCGCCCGCGACTGGTACGCCGAGGTGCTGGGCATCGAGGCGTACTTCGTGCGCCCCGAGGAGGGCACCCCGGCGTACGTGGAGTTCCGGGTCGGCGACTTCCTGCACGAGCTGGGCATCCTCGACGCCGCGTACGCCACGGGCGACCGGACCGGCGGCGGGCCGATCACCTACTGGGCGGTGGACGACCTCGGGGCGAGCCTGGAGCGCCTGCTCGCCCTGGGCGCCACCCCCCACCGCGAACTGGTCGAGCACGGTCCCGGCTACGTCACCGCTTCGGTGCTCGACCCGTTCGGCAACGTCCTGGGCCTGATGTACAACGAGCACTACCTGCGCATCGCGGAAGCGAAGGCGTGA
- a CDS encoding cold-shock protein: MTQGTIKWFNGTKGFGFITPSGGGADLFVHHSEVQGYAFHGIPDNQPVEFEIGEGPKGPQALAVRVL, translated from the coding sequence ATGACCCAGGGCACCATCAAGTGGTTCAACGGCACCAAGGGTTTTGGCTTCATCACCCCTTCGGGTGGTGGGGCTGACCTGTTCGTGCACCACTCCGAGGTCCAGGGTTACGCCTTCCACGGCATCCCGGACAACCAGCCGGTGGAGTTCGAGATCGGTGAGGGGCCGAAGGGGCCGCAGGCCCTCGCGGTTCGGGTGCTCTGA
- a CDS encoding RICIN domain-containing protein, producing MSTPEQPAATRPRGVRRGLVAAGAAIALAATLAAWPVVTPANAAVGAGTYTVKNNGSGLCLDAPGSTANAQLRQQACGTAAGQRWTLTAVSGGFRVTAVGSGLCAGVQDASTSAGKAVQQQTCTGAANQVWALTASGANYRVVNANGGKCMNIKDNATSAGALVQTNSCDGAATKQWTFTPVDGGPTSTTTTTTTTTTTTTTTTQPPGSALYVAPNGTDGASGTQQNPTTLTAAISRVAPGGTIYLRGGTYRFAQTVTIPPGNNGTPAHRTELFAYPGETPVLNFSAQAEDPANRGLAVNGNYWHVRGVVVERAGDNGIFVGGSNNVFERTVTRFNRDTGLQLSRMLSTTPKDQWPANNLVLGAESHDNADSDGEDADGFAAKLTSGPGNVFRYAVSHNNIDDGWDLFTKTDTGPIGAVTIEDSLAYGNGTLSDGSQAGNGDRNGYKLGGEDIGVNHVIRRNIAYDNGKHGFTYNRNLGTMTVSGNIGIDNAERNFNFDGGSSVFRDNTSCRSGSGTNDRTTGDVDASNQFWSGSNGSRCASYAGALGWSYASDGRLVVTFGGRPVTG from the coding sequence ATGAGCACACCGGAGCAGCCTGCCGCCACGCGGCCGCGCGGCGTTCGCAGGGGGCTGGTCGCCGCGGGCGCGGCGATCGCGCTGGCCGCCACGCTCGCGGCCTGGCCGGTCGTCACGCCCGCGAACGCGGCGGTCGGCGCGGGCACCTACACGGTGAAGAACAACGGCAGCGGCCTGTGCCTGGACGCACCGGGTTCGACCGCCAACGCGCAGCTCCGGCAGCAGGCGTGCGGCACCGCGGCCGGCCAGCGCTGGACGCTGACCGCGGTCAGCGGCGGCTTCCGCGTCACGGCCGTCGGCAGCGGCCTGTGCGCCGGCGTCCAGGACGCCTCGACCAGCGCGGGCAAGGCCGTCCAGCAGCAGACGTGCACGGGCGCGGCCAACCAGGTCTGGGCGCTGACCGCGAGCGGCGCCAACTACCGCGTGGTCAACGCCAACGGCGGCAAGTGCATGAACATCAAGGACAACGCCACGTCCGCCGGCGCGTTGGTGCAGACGAACTCCTGCGACGGCGCCGCCACCAAGCAGTGGACGTTCACCCCGGTCGACGGCGGCCCGACCTCGACCACGACGACCACCACCACGACGACGACGACCACCACCACCACCACGCAGCCGCCGGGTTCCGCGCTGTACGTGGCGCCGAACGGCACCGACGGCGCGTCGGGCACCCAGCAGAACCCGACGACGCTCACCGCCGCCATCTCCCGCGTCGCCCCCGGCGGCACGATCTACCTGCGCGGCGGCACCTACCGGTTCGCGCAGACCGTCACCATCCCGCCGGGCAACAACGGCACCCCGGCCCACCGCACCGAGCTGTTCGCCTACCCCGGCGAGACCCCGGTGCTGAACTTCTCCGCCCAGGCCGAGGACCCGGCCAACCGCGGCCTCGCCGTGAACGGCAACTACTGGCACGTGCGCGGCGTGGTCGTCGAGCGCGCCGGTGACAACGGCATCTTCGTCGGCGGCAGCAACAACGTCTTCGAGCGCACCGTGACCCGCTTCAACCGCGACACCGGCCTCCAGCTGTCGCGGATGCTGTCCACCACGCCGAAGGACCAGTGGCCGGCCAACAACCTCGTCCTCGGCGCGGAGTCCCACGACAACGCCGACTCCGACGGCGAGGACGCCGACGGCTTCGCCGCCAAGCTCACCTCCGGCCCCGGCAACGTCTTCCGCTACGCCGTGTCGCACAACAACATCGACGACGGCTGGGACCTGTTCACCAAGACCGACACCGGTCCCATCGGCGCGGTGACCATCGAGGACTCCCTGGCCTACGGCAACGGCACCCTCAGCGACGGCTCCCAGGCCGGCAACGGCGACCGCAACGGCTACAAGCTCGGCGGCGAGGACATCGGCGTCAACCACGTGATCCGGCGCAACATCGCCTACGACAACGGCAAGCACGGGTTCACCTACAACCGCAACCTCGGCACCATGACCGTGTCGGGCAACATCGGCATCGACAACGCCGAGCGCAACTTCAACTTCGACGGCGGCTCCTCGGTGTTCCGCGACAACACCTCGTGCCGCAGCGGCAGCGGCACCAACGACCGGACCACCGGCGACGTCGACGCGTCCAACCAGTTCTGGTCCGGCTCCAACGGCTCCCGGTGCGCCTCCTACGCCGGTGCCCTGGGCTGGTCCTACGCCTCGGACGGCCGCCTCGTCGTCACCTTCGGCGGCAGGCCGGTCACCGGCTGA
- a CDS encoding response regulator — protein sequence MPDRAAPDRAVPDRAAPDRAGSDRAGSDRAGSDRAGSDRAGSDRAGSDRAGSDRAGSDRAGSDRAGFDRAGFDRTAPDRTAPNRTAPRVVLAEDHYLVREGTRLLLEDSGEVEVLAAVENADALLRAVDDLRPDVVITDIRMPPAYRTEGITAAHAIRAAHPGTGVVVLSQHADESYVFALFHAGTEGLAYLLKERVGDLDHLLGAIREVQAGRSAIDPRVVDILLRGRTQAADSPLSRLTAREFDVLRHMAQGRNNRAIAGALLLAESTVEKHVNATFAKLGLAEEPTLHRRVSAVLTYLRHDQDAPR from the coding sequence GTGCCTGATCGCGCTGCGCCCGATCGCGCCGTGCCTGATCGCGCTGCGCCCGATCGCGCCGGGTCTGATCGCGCGGGGTCTGATCGCGCGGGGTCTGATCGCGCGGGGTCTGATCGCGCGGGGTCTGATCGCGCGGGGTCTGATCGCGCGGGGTCTGATCGCGCGGGGTCTGATCGCGCGGGGTCTGATCGCGCGGGGTTCGATCGCGCGGGGTTCGATCGCACTGCGCCCGATCGCACTGCGCCCAATCGCACCGCACCGCGCGTCGTCCTGGCCGAGGACCACTACCTGGTCCGCGAGGGCACCCGGCTGCTGCTGGAGGACTCCGGCGAGGTGGAGGTGCTCGCCGCAGTCGAGAACGCCGACGCGCTGCTGCGCGCCGTGGACGACCTGCGGCCGGACGTGGTGATCACCGACATCCGCATGCCGCCCGCCTACCGCACCGAGGGCATCACCGCCGCGCACGCCATCCGGGCCGCCCACCCCGGTACCGGGGTCGTGGTGCTGTCCCAGCACGCCGACGAGTCCTACGTGTTCGCCCTGTTCCACGCCGGCACCGAAGGGCTGGCCTACCTGCTCAAGGAACGGGTGGGCGACCTCGACCACCTCCTCGGGGCGATCCGGGAGGTCCAGGCGGGGCGCTCGGCCATCGACCCGCGGGTCGTCGACATCCTGCTGCGCGGGCGCACCCAGGCCGCCGATTCGCCGCTGAGCCGGTTGACCGCCCGCGAGTTCGACGTGCTGCGGCACATGGCGCAGGGGCGCAACAACCGGGCGATCGCCGGCGCGTTGTTACTGGCCGAGTCCACTGTGGAGAAACACGTGAACGCCACGTTCGCCAAGTTGGGGTTGGCCGAGGAACCGACCCTGCACCGACGGGTCAGCGCCGTGCTGACCTACCTGCGCCACGACCAGGACGCGCCGCGCTGA
- a CDS encoding NYN domain-containing protein, whose protein sequence is MEAAQRVLLIDLENMIGPVNPQPELVRGRIAALVRAAGPVHHALACYARTDPQLDLIGSVLAEMGVPSRVVVPGPDAAEKALLAHARYAHDRGCRTFSVASADRSFTALAELGDFEVIAWTNQQVSTRLQAAARQVRRVPRSSPTTGAVPADRGPRRGLPLLRALTTGAGLALGHLLVKGLVDQATGIGRRRGGRWR, encoded by the coding sequence GTGGAAGCGGCGCAGCGAGTCCTGCTCATCGACCTCGAGAACATGATCGGCCCGGTCAACCCGCAGCCCGAACTGGTGCGGGGGCGGATCGCGGCGCTGGTGCGCGCGGCGGGACCGGTGCACCACGCACTGGCCTGCTACGCGCGGACCGATCCCCAACTGGACCTGATCGGCAGCGTGCTGGCCGAGATGGGCGTCCCCAGCCGGGTGGTCGTCCCCGGACCGGACGCGGCCGAGAAGGCGCTGCTCGCCCACGCCCGCTACGCACACGACCGGGGCTGCCGGACCTTCAGCGTCGCCTCGGCCGACCGCAGCTTCACCGCCCTGGCCGAACTGGGCGACTTCGAGGTGATCGCCTGGACGAACCAGCAGGTCTCGACGCGCCTGCAGGCCGCCGCCCGACAGGTGCGCCGGGTGCCGCGCTCAAGCCCGACCACCGGGGCGGTGCCGGCCGACCGGGGCCCCAGGCGGGGTTTACCCCTGCTGAGGGCCCTGACCACCGGCGCCGGTCTCGCCCTGGGACACCTGCTGGTCAAGGGACTGGTGGACCAGGCCACCGGCATCGGCCGGCGGCGCGGCGGCCGATGGCGGTGA
- a CDS encoding helix-turn-helix transcriptional regulator, with amino-acid sequence MRADRLVAALLFLQSRQRVTAGELAAELEVSVATARRDLEALSTAGIPVYPQPGRGGGWALVGGARTDLSGLSAPEARALFLLVGPAAAISGEARAALRKLLRALPEGFRADAAAAADATVVDSAGWGEPDRRRPEVVELLQRAVIHRRRVRLAYARRAGEVSERLVDPWGLVDKDDTWYLVAGTERGRRTFRVDRVVSAAETEEVATRPDDFVLAEAWRGIVGEVEELRARTEATVLVEPRYVSVLRSQFGRHCVVEGESDDGRARVRLAAPTPLDIARNLAGWGAQLDVVAPRSVQQELGRLGAELVARYVER; translated from the coding sequence ATGCGCGCCGACCGCCTGGTGGCAGCCCTGCTGTTCCTCCAGTCACGCCAACGGGTGACCGCCGGGGAGCTGGCGGCCGAGCTGGAGGTGTCCGTGGCCACCGCCCGGCGCGACCTGGAGGCGCTGTCGACCGCGGGCATCCCGGTGTACCCGCAACCCGGGCGCGGTGGCGGGTGGGCGCTGGTCGGCGGTGCGCGCACCGACCTGAGCGGTTTGTCGGCACCCGAGGCACGGGCGTTGTTCCTGCTCGTCGGCCCGGCCGCGGCCATCTCGGGCGAAGCCAGGGCGGCGCTGCGAAAACTGCTGCGCGCGCTGCCCGAGGGGTTCCGCGCCGACGCCGCGGCGGCCGCCGACGCGACCGTGGTCGATTCGGCGGGCTGGGGCGAACCGGACCGGCGGCGCCCGGAGGTGGTCGAGCTGCTGCAACGCGCCGTGATCCACAGGCGGCGGGTGCGGCTCGCCTACGCCCGCCGGGCCGGCGAGGTGTCGGAGCGCCTGGTGGACCCGTGGGGCCTGGTCGACAAGGACGACACCTGGTACCTGGTCGCGGGCACGGAGCGGGGCCGGCGGACGTTCCGGGTGGACCGGGTCGTCTCGGCGGCGGAGACCGAGGAGGTCGCGACCCGCCCGGACGACTTCGTGCTGGCCGAGGCGTGGCGGGGAATCGTCGGCGAGGTGGAGGAGCTGAGAGCGCGGACGGAGGCAACCGTGCTGGTGGAGCCCAGGTACGTGTCCGTGCTGCGCTCCCAGTTCGGCCGCCACTGCGTGGTGGAGGGCGAGTCGGACGACGGCCGGGCACGGGTCCGGCTGGCCGCCCCCACACCACTGGACATCGCCCGCAACCTCGCCGGCTGGGGAGCGCAGTTGGACGTGGTCGCCCCCCGGTCGGTCCAACAAGAACTGGGGCGGCTCGGGGCAGAGCTGGTCGCCCGGTACGTCGAGCGGTGA